The genomic stretch ATTAGCCGACATGTCAGCCATGTTTATTTGTGAGTTGTGACCTTAGGAACAGGCAACTCTTGGCTCCTCTTGTTCCTTGAGCAACTGCGAAGTTGGTTGGTCTTATATATCTCTTTTCTGtttgcttaaaaataaaaatgttttttgcAGGAGACATTTTCTACACTGGATCTTGTATCTGGAGACAAAGTTGAGTTTCTTCTTATTATAGCACCATTGGAGTCATCTTACTGTCTGGCTCATACTGCATTAAAGGTGGCAAATGAATTCAAAGTTTCAACTAGAGTGTGTGTGATGTGGCCGCATGATTCTGTTGATGGAGCTGAAGTAGGAAGCAAGGAATCATTGAGACCACGGGAAAGTTACATAGATGTTGTGGAAGTTAAACAGGCATCAACTTCATTGTCCTGGTGGGATATATGTCGGATGACACCCAGAGGAGCTATTCTTGTCCGGCCTGATCAGCATATCGCTTGGCGGGCGAAATTGGGAGTTGGTGGTGATCCTACCATGGAGATGAGAAGAGTTTTCTCTACTATACTGAGCGTAGAGTCCCCTCGGATATAGTCATTATGTTTAATACAAGAAAAGATGTTTTGTTTTTGGGTGCCGAAGAACCCGCCTTCCCTCCATGGTGATGGTTGCGAGAAGCTACGGACTAGTATTAGCCACAGTAAGGCTTCTTCCATTTAGCTATCTCCACAGTACTTGTTAACCAAGTTGCTGTGTTATATTTCCACTTTTCCAGTGAACTTCGAGTAAGCAAATGTCAGATATATTTTGTGGTACGTGCTATCTCTGCATATGTGAGACTTCATCTTCAGGAATGAATAATTTGATGCGAACGTACAAACTCCATGATGCTGCTAAATGCTAATTGGCTTAGTGCAGGAGGAAAACCTATTCCATTCTATTTAAGGTGAACAGAATGCTGGTGCTGTTCTGTCTGCCAAGGTTGATTGTCCAGCTAAGTAGTTCAATTTCTTTGGTTGCTTGATTGCCATGGTTCAACTTTTCAGGTTCATACATGGCTAGGTAGGTTGTTCAAATTCTTTGGTTGCTCGGTCTGGTTCACCATGCCCGCCGGTGTATACAAAACAATATTAAGACTTAATCTCACAAAGAGGGTTGCTTTATTATTTACGCATCTTGAATGTGTTTTAGGCATCTTTATCTTCAATAAAAACTTATCCTACCAGCCATGTATGCCTGTGTAAATTGTTTGGGATTTTGGCGTTAATTATTTCTTGCCAAAAATATGAAGGTTCAAGCTTTACAAATAGAACAGCAAGGAGAAAGCATGGATGTATGTGAGTAATTCTGAGTGATTATGCTGTCAAGCGTGGAATGAGACCTAGTTGAAACTAAACAATTTGAGagttttcaattcttttaaagCGAGAAAACTAGAAGCAAGGTGATAGTGGCATAGGAAGGAATATGCATTCCAAATGTGTACCACTACAAAAACAGTAATATTTACTGCCATGCAGTGGCTAAGTTCTTAGACACTTGGAGTTACAATAACATTTCTACTTGTGTACTCAAAATAAACCTAAAGAAGCAGCAAGCTGTTTTAGTACAAGAATATGCCAATTAAGTAAATCATATACAATGCCATTTTGGTATTTGGTATTTGGTATTTGGAATTGCAAACAATTTTACAGGTGGAGTTCCTGGGTTCAGAGCATCTTTGGACGTTAACCTGTGCATCAAGATTGACTACCAGATGCAACAATCAAGTGGGCAATTGCTGTTGTAACAAGTCCCAGCAACCCACCAGCAATTACCTGCAACAACCGCAAAATTTAGAGAATCATCATAATTTGTGAATCAAACTTTTATTCCCCAATTTTGGTATAAAGGcttggaatggaatggaatgttATTTTTGTATCCGTACTTTTTATCAAAGATTCAAGACATCATGATATAATTTTCTATGTTAATTGGAGGAATCAAATGAAATAATCCATCTCCAAAATTACAATCATTCTCTGATATTGTTTGAAACTCCAACGTACAACAGAATTTCTAGTTAACATTCAAGTAATTGGGGCATATGGGTTTCTAATCATCAGTATATAACTACAAACATGATGGTAATGAAATGTTTGCAGCATAACCTGGGGAGGGGTATGCCCCAGAAGTTCGCGTAGTGGTCTGCTCTCAGCCAGAGGATGTTCGTCAGGAAGTTGGTATACGATTTGATTCAAGACCTGAAGAATCCCAAACACAAATTCAATGTCCAAATGAACACACAGTATTTTGGGTGAGGGGCAGGAGGAACAGGCATGAGCAGACACACCTCTGCTTGGCGTCCAGCTTGTAACCTTACACTGAATGCATCATACATCACCTGCCATAACATTCTTACATATTAGAACTCCATTGCAGCAGAGGCACGAGCCATCATGAAGAACTGTAACCAAATAAGCATCTTCCTTTTACTCAACATTGTGGAAGTAACTTTGCATAAATATGAtaatgaagatgaagagaatCATGAAACATGCaaattataagaaaagaaactcatcacattttctccaaaatggtAAAAATCATCAGTATCCAGCATTGACATTGAATTTCCTGAGATGAATATTAGAAGCTGTATGATCCCTTTACACAGACGATATTAAGTCATAACAACTAACAAGCATTATTGTTTCAAGAAGTCTCTTGGATGCAAACAAGGCATTGCATTTGAGACCCTCATTTAAATTTAAGCATAAAGCAATCAGAATAATAAACAATTCTAGCCAAGATCAAATCCTATTGCCAACCCAATATTATGTGTGACCTCTTATCACATTATTCCCTCCAACTCAAAACATTGTAAGAGCGATCATACCACGACTAGTTTATGGGGTTTTAAATGTACATAGAACTATATAATACTTTGTCAAAATGAGTTTGAGAGAGGACCATACAACACATGCTAAGATCAATGCAATTGCAAACATTGATCCTCCGAAACCATCTTGGAGACCAACAGCTGCAGCAAGAGCAGTAACAGTTGCAGAATGGGAAGATGGCATTCCACCAGATCCAACAAGTCGCTTGAGATCCCATCTTCTTTCCTTATACCTGCAAATCGATGAATCTTAAAGACTCTTAGGAGGAACCACTTACATGGTAATGGATGCAGGAACTGCGTTAGCTCtagaagcaaaataaataaataaataagccaAGATCAATGACTACCAAGTCAGAGAAATGCTTAGTTTTCCTTCCTGGATCTATCTAAAAAATGTTCCCTAGGCATATCTTTTCATAATAACAATCATGTGGAACATGAAATCAAACTGAAAAGAATAAGAATAGTGATTTCAGCTAGTTGCAGTGAAAAGAGGACCATGCCAAACTGCTACACgagaataaaaatagaaaatgatggCCCCAAATAGTGATGAAAGATGAAGTGATATTCCAagttgatattttctttttgttgttacCAAAATTCTTTTGCAATCACTATTCTTTGAACGTGCATCGGGTAAACTCAACAGTACCGAGCACACAGGATAATCTACAAAGTGTATGCATCAGGTAAGTACACAAAAATCTATACGTAGACTCTCACGCCAGAGAATTGAACCGTGGTTACCATGCCAAAGTTGGGGTTTTTTCCAAGTTTGATATAACAACCTTGCTTGAACTATGGACTTCACAAGGTGATTAAAATTGTGCGGCTTTCACCTAACTCAGACCGGAAAATAAACAGGGCAAACCAGTCAAACATCTTCACAGAGAGGAAACGAAAATGGGCGCAGACCCAACAAAATCAATTGCAGATCATATTCAAAAACTTGAATCTCACCTACATTCAAGCATTTATCTTTGCTTGCGCATCTacccattaatatatataaatatgttacATATACGGATCAGAGTTCCATATTGTTTGGTTACCAGGAGGTGAAGAGCTTGATAGATTGAGCAATAGCGAAGGCCATAAGAGCGGAAATGATAGGGTAATTGTTGAATATTGACGACGGCAAAGACAGAGAAGATGCTTCTGCTGTTGCTGATGTGTTTTGCTGCCGCGCTCCAGATGAGTCCCCCCAGTCAaccatcctctctctctccctctctctctatccaAATTATACTCTAATTGTAATATATACAGGTGTGTTGAGAGAGAGGAGACGATGGGTATTGctattagagagagagagagagagagagagagagagagagagagagaaaatgttgAAAGAAGTTAGAAAAGGGTGTGAAAACTGAGTTTTTGGAGGGTTGCTtgggaagaggagagagagaggaaaagggTGTGAAAACTGAGTTTTTGGAGGGTTGCTTGGgaagaggagaaagagaaggctctctctctctctgtgcagCCACCATTTCTGGGTGAAGGAAGCGAATATGCCTCCAGTTGTTCGTTCAAACCATCTAAGCATTCCCTTCCgttcttttctttctatttcagCCAAAGTGCGGGCAAATAATTCATTCTCTTATTGAATACAAATCCTTATAATGATTACTGTGttactattaattaattgattaaattcaTGACCTTCCTTCCACTCAATTTAGAGTTCCAGAGCCAGCGAGGGTCACGCAGAGATTTACAGAAAAGGGGTAAAAAGTC from Diospyros lotus cultivar Yz01 chromosome 9, ASM1463336v1, whole genome shotgun sequence encodes the following:
- the LOC127810119 gene encoding uncharacterized protein LOC127810119 isoform X1, with amino-acid sequence MVDWGDSSGARQQNTSATAEASSLSLPSSIFNNYPIISALMAFAIAQSIKLFTSWYKERRWDLKRLVGSGGMPSSHSATVTALAAAVGLQDGFGGSMFAIALILACVVMYDAFSVRLQAGRQAEVLNQIVYQLPDEHPLAESRPLRELLGHTPPQVIAGGLLGLVTTAIAHLIVASGSQS
- the LOC127810119 gene encoding uncharacterized protein LOC127810119 isoform X2; its protein translation is MLECRYKERRWDLKRLVGSGGMPSSHSATVTALAAAVGLQDGFGGSMFAIALILACVVMYDAFSVRLQAGRQAEVLNQIVYQLPDEHPLAESRPLRELLGHTPPQVIAGGLLGLVTTAIAHLIVASGSQS